The genome window TCAGCGCCCACGCGCCTTTGACCAAAAAAACGGGGCTTAAAACAGACTGGCATCTGGCCGACGAAAAGCTGGACGAATATATTGATGCGGTCAAGGCCGCCCGCAGCCGCTGGACAGGAAAACTGCCGGTCTACCTTGGCCTGGAAGTTGACTATATCAAGGGCCTGACGAGTCCGGCGGACAAGGATTTTCAGTCCCTGGGTCTGGACTATATTATCGGTTCCGTGCATTACATCTTTCCCCCCAAGGGCGGTGAACCATTTACCGTGGACGCCCCGGCGGAAGAATTTGAGCGGGATGTACAGCGGCATTTTTCCGGCAACGGTGAAGCCGTGGCCGATGCCTACTGGGATGCGGTGGAAGGGATGATTTCCGCCGGGGGCTTTGACATCCTGGGCCATCTCGACCTAATCCGCAAAAACAACCCCCATAACGAATACTTTGCTACCCAGGGCAGCCGCTATCGCAGCCGCATCCGCCAAATTGCCCCCCTGGCCGCCGGATCCGGAGCGGTAATTGAGGTAAACACCGGCGGCCTTATCCGTGGCAAGACCGCCGACCCCTACCCTTCCCTGGAACTGCTCCGGCTCCTTCGGGAGCGCCAAGCTCCGGTAACCATCACCGCCGATGCCCACGAGCCATCTCACCTGGGCGGCCACTACGATCTGGCCCGGGAGACCCTGTTACAGGCCGGCTACACCGAGACCGTGGAATTTGAAGGGAAGGGACAGAACTGGAAAATAGTAGCGATTAGATA of Treponema primitia ZAS-1 contains these proteins:
- a CDS encoding histidinol-phosphatase, with protein sequence MQASCLHTHTDFCDGKGDVESFCQAAYEKGLSALGFSAHAPLTKKTGLKTDWHLADEKLDEYIDAVKAARSRWTGKLPVYLGLEVDYIKGLTSPADKDFQSLGLDYIIGSVHYIFPPKGGEPFTVDAPAEEFERDVQRHFSGNGEAVADAYWDAVEGMISAGGFDILGHLDLIRKNNPHNEYFATQGSRYRSRIRQIAPLAAGSGAVIEVNTGGLIRGKTADPYPSLELLRLLRERQAPVTITADAHEPSHLGGHYDLARETLLQAGYTETVEFEGKGQNWKIVAIRY